A genomic segment from Pseudomonas sp. S09G 359 encodes:
- a CDS encoding cytochrome c4, protein MNKLIVSLLLTLGITGVAHAAGDATAGQAKAAVCGACHGPDGNSPAPNFPKLAGQGERYLTKQMHDIKDGKRTVLEMTGLLTNLSDQDLADIAAYFASQKGSVGAADPKQVAHGEELFRGGNLEKGMPSCIGCHSPNGAGLAAAGFPHLSGQHAQYVAKQLTDFREGNRTNDGDTKIMQSIAGKLSNKDIEAVSQYIQGLH, encoded by the coding sequence ATGAACAAACTGATCGTGAGTCTGCTGTTGACCTTGGGCATCACCGGTGTTGCCCATGCTGCAGGCGACGCTACAGCGGGTCAGGCGAAAGCCGCCGTATGTGGTGCTTGCCACGGACCGGATGGTAACAGCCCGGCGCCGAACTTCCCCAAACTGGCGGGCCAGGGTGAACGTTACCTGACCAAGCAGATGCACGACATCAAGGACGGCAAGCGCACGGTGCTGGAAATGACCGGCTTGCTGACCAACCTCAGCGATCAGGACCTGGCAGACATCGCGGCGTATTTTGCCAGCCAGAAAGGCAGTGTGGGAGCTGCCGATCCTAAACAAGTCGCACACGGTGAAGAACTGTTCCGTGGTGGCAACCTGGAAAAAGGCATGCCGTCCTGCATCGGTTGCCACTCGCCCAATGGCGCGGGGCTTGCCGCAGCCGGCTTCCCGCACCTGAGCGGGCAACACGCGCAGTACGTTGCCAAGCAGCTGACGGACTTCCGTGAAGGTAATCGCACCAACGATGGCGATACCAAAATCATGCAAAGCATCGCCGGCAAGTTGAGCAACAAGGACATCGAAGCGGTTTCGCAGTATATCCAGGGCCTGCACTGA
- the dsbA gene encoding thiol:disulfide interchange protein DsbA, whose protein sequence is MRNLILSAALVTASLFGMTAQAADVPLEAGKTYVELANPVPVSVPGKIEVVELFWYGCPHCYAFEPTINPWVEKLPSDVNFKRIPAMFGGPWDAHGQLFLTLEAMGVEHKVHNAVFDAIQKQGKRLTKPDEMADFVATQGVDKDKFLATYNSFAIQGQIKQAKELAQKYGVQGVPTMIVNGKYRFDLGTTGGPEATLNVADQLIAKERAAK, encoded by the coding sequence ATGCGTAATCTGATCCTCAGCGCCGCTCTCGTCACTGCCAGCCTCTTCGGCATGACCGCACAAGCTGCCGACGTGCCGCTTGAAGCCGGTAAAACCTATGTTGAATTGGCCAACCCTGTACCCGTATCGGTACCGGGCAAGATCGAAGTGGTGGAGCTGTTCTGGTATGGCTGCCCGCATTGCTACGCCTTTGAGCCGACCATCAACCCATGGGTTGAGAAACTCCCGTCCGACGTCAACTTCAAGCGCATTCCAGCCATGTTCGGCGGCCCATGGGATGCTCACGGCCAACTGTTCCTGACCCTGGAAGCCATGGGTGTGGAGCATAAGGTCCACAACGCGGTATTCGACGCGATCCAGAAACAAGGCAAGCGCCTGACCAAGCCGGATGAAATGGCTGACTTCGTTGCCACCCAGGGTGTCGACAAGGACAAGTTCCTGGCCACCTACAACTCCTTCGCTATCCAGGGCCAGATCAAGCAGGCCAAGGAACTCGCGCAGAAGTATGGCGTGCAAGGTGTACCGACCATGATCGTCAACGGTAAGTACCGTTTCGACCTGGGCACTACCGGTGGTCCTGAAGCGACCCTCAACGTTGCCGACCAGCTGATCGCCAAAGAGCGCGCAGCCAAGTAA